One Owenweeksia hongkongensis DSM 17368 genomic region harbors:
- the rpe gene encoding ribulose-phosphate 3-epimerase has protein sequence MPIIAPSLLAADFANLQRDCEMINQSEADWFHIDVMDGVFVPNISFGMPVIDAINRHAKKTLDVHLMIVQPERYISDFKKIGADILTVHYEASTHLHRTLQAIKAEGMKAGVALNPHTPVSLLKDVIQDIDLVCMMSVNPGFGGQKFIEKTYDKVKELKQIITDAGASTLIEIDGGVTSANAAQLVEAGADVLVAGSFVFKSENPIETIAGLKKA, from the coding sequence ATGCCTATTATAGCTCCATCCTTATTAGCAGCCGATTTTGCCAACCTTCAACGCGATTGTGAAATGATCAATCAAAGTGAAGCCGATTGGTTCCATATTGATGTAATGGATGGTGTTTTCGTTCCCAATATTTCTTTCGGAATGCCCGTGATTGACGCTATAAATCGCCATGCTAAAAAAACTTTGGACGTTCACCTAATGATTGTGCAGCCGGAGCGATATATCAGCGATTTCAAAAAAATTGGCGCTGATATTTTAACTGTTCATTACGAAGCTTCTACACACTTGCACCGCACTCTTCAGGCAATCAAAGCTGAAGGCATGAAAGCTGGCGTGGCTTTGAATCCACATACTCCTGTTTCTTTGTTAAAAGATGTAATTCAGGATATTGACTTGGTGTGCATGATGAGCGTAAACCCTGGCTTTGGCGGTCAGAAGTTTATCGAAAAAACGTACGACAAAGTAAAAGAGCTAAAGCAGATCATTACCGATGCTGGAGCTTCTACCCTTATCGAAATTGATGGAGGTGTAACTTCTGCAAATGCTGCTCAATTAGTGGAGGCTGGCGCTGATGTGTTGGTAGCCGGATCTTTCGTGTTCAAATCAGAGAATCCAATCGAAACTATCGCTGGACTTAAGAAAGCGTAG
- a CDS encoding GNAT family N-acetyltransferase produces MEKIIAPIDRKLIIAELTEDKFVRHTNKLRNHLYLVTHHNSPNIMLEIGRLREEAFRMAGGGTGKSADIDAYDTAKHPFLQLIVWDPDDQEIIAGYRLIKCSDAEKDENGRIISATAHLFNLSQDFYKNYLPNTIELGRSFVQPKYQRGASKKGLFSMDNLWDGLGAYVVQNPDIKYLFGKVTMYPHFQREARNMILAFMEHYFPDKENLVEPIEPLIKDGELDEYKSMFKELSYKDGYALLNKEVRARGENIPPLINTYMNISATMKTFGTSLNYEFGEVEETGILAIVDDIYPARKERHLDTYERDKEFLGPLTKKQD; encoded by the coding sequence ATGGAAAAGATCATAGCACCGATAGATCGTAAATTGATTATTGCTGAGCTTACTGAAGATAAGTTCGTGCGACACACCAATAAGCTGCGTAATCATTTGTATTTGGTTACGCATCACAATTCGCCCAACATTATGCTGGAGATTGGTCGCTTGCGCGAAGAGGCTTTTCGTATGGCAGGCGGTGGTACTGGAAAGTCTGCCGATATAGATGCTTACGATACTGCTAAGCACCCATTTCTTCAACTTATTGTTTGGGATCCGGATGACCAAGAAATAATTGCCGGTTACAGACTTATAAAATGTAGTGATGCCGAAAAAGATGAGAATGGTCGAATCATTTCAGCCACAGCACATCTATTCAATTTGAGTCAGGATTTTTACAAAAATTACTTACCCAATACCATTGAGCTTGGTCGCTCATTTGTACAGCCAAAATATCAGCGTGGAGCTTCTAAGAAAGGATTGTTTTCTATGGATAATCTTTGGGATGGACTGGGCGCTTATGTGGTGCAAAATCCTGACATAAAATATCTTTTTGGCAAAGTAACCATGTACCCTCATTTTCAGCGTGAAGCTAGAAATATGATTCTTGCCTTTATGGAGCACTACTTTCCCGATAAGGAGAACTTGGTAGAACCAATTGAGCCACTTATTAAAGATGGTGAGCTGGATGAATATAAATCTATGTTTAAGGAGCTTTCATACAAGGATGGATATGCGCTTTTAAATAAAGAAGTGCGTGCACGTGGGGAAAATATTCCACCGCTTATCAATACCTACATGAATATTTCCGCTACCATGAAAACCTTTGGGACTTCCTTAAACTATGAATTTGGTGAGGTGGAAGAAACTGGTATTTTGGCAATAGTAGATGATATTTACCCAGCGCGAAAGGAACGCCATCTGGACACTTATGAAAGGGATAAGGAATTTTTAGGGCCGCTAACAAAGAAGCAAGACTGA
- a CDS encoding 1-acyl-sn-glycerol-3-phosphate acyltransferase produces MSTPQKYIDINEVIKSKSERLAKWLPSFVVRYIKRIVHEDEVNEVMRNTGHLQGLEFVNAVMNELDMTIELVGGENIPQTGGCILAANHPLGGLDGIAFMQAVGQVRADMKFLVNDILLNIKNFQPLFLPVNKHGSNAREALNMIDQAYASDEATLVFPAGLVSRKLPEGIADLEWKKSFISKSTKYKKDIIPVHIGGRNSNFFYNLSNIRRKLGVKANLEMFYLADELFKQKGKTLKVTVGKPIPYTTFSKDKTQQEWADEVRRRVYQLANGNN; encoded by the coding sequence TTGAGTACACCACAGAAATACATCGATATCAATGAAGTGATAAAGAGTAAAAGTGAAAGGCTGGCCAAATGGTTGCCTTCATTTGTGGTGCGTTACATCAAGCGTATAGTTCATGAGGATGAGGTAAATGAGGTGATGCGAAATACTGGCCATTTGCAGGGTTTGGAGTTTGTAAATGCTGTGATGAATGAGCTTGATATGACTATTGAGCTTGTAGGTGGTGAAAATATTCCACAAACAGGAGGCTGCATTTTAGCGGCCAATCATCCACTTGGAGGCTTAGATGGAATTGCTTTTATGCAGGCTGTTGGTCAGGTTCGTGCGGATATGAAGTTTTTGGTAAATGATATTCTCTTGAATATTAAAAATTTTCAACCCCTATTTTTACCTGTAAACAAGCATGGTTCAAATGCGCGAGAGGCTTTAAATATGATAGATCAGGCTTATGCATCAGACGAAGCTACCCTGGTTTTTCCTGCAGGTCTTGTTTCGCGAAAGCTACCAGAAGGAATCGCTGATTTGGAATGGAAAAAAAGTTTTATCTCAAAATCAACGAAGTACAAAAAGGATATAATTCCAGTGCATATTGGAGGTCGTAATTCCAACTTTTTTTATAACCTTTCCAACATTCGCAGAAAACTGGGAGTAAAAGCCAATTTAGAAATGTTTTATCTGGCTGATGAATTGTTTAAACAAAAAGGGAAAACTTTGAAGGTAACTGTGGGAAAACCAATCCCATATACTACCTTCAGCAAGGATAAAACACAGCAGGAGTGGGCAGATGAGGTGAGAAGACGCGTATATCAATTGGCCAACGGAAATAACTGA
- a CDS encoding NAD(P)-dependent oxidoreductase — MKFGIIREGKTPPDKRVPLTPQQCKALKAKYPEMEILVQPSDVRAFKDKEYEAEGSTIAEDLSDCEVLLGVKEVPLDMLIPNKTYMFFSHTYKKQPYNSKLLKTILEKKIRLIDYEMLTNEFGIRLLGFGRFAGIVGAYNAFRAWGEMTHDYSLKPAHECADRREMESELIKVKLPSKAKIAITGGGRVASGAQEIFSAMHLKQVTPKKYLNDDFNGVVFTQLEVSDYYERKDGREFKNADFYKDPTGFKSVFRHYARTTDIYIPCHFWSNKAPFVFTREDARSPEFKIRLVSDISCDIDGPVASTLRPSTIAEPFYAYDPHGEKEVPLGTLGSIGVSAVDNLPCELPKDASEDFGNELIKNVIPHFFSGDKEGVLDRASETTLDGKLTPKFAYLEDYVNS; from the coding sequence ATGAAGTTTGGAATTATCCGCGAAGGCAAAACCCCACCCGATAAAAGGGTGCCTCTTACTCCGCAACAATGTAAAGCCTTGAAGGCCAAATATCCAGAAATGGAAATATTGGTTCAACCTAGTGATGTTCGAGCTTTTAAAGACAAGGAGTATGAAGCGGAGGGTAGCACAATAGCTGAGGATTTGTCAGATTGTGAAGTGTTACTTGGCGTAAAAGAAGTTCCGTTGGATATGCTTATTCCCAACAAAACATATATGTTTTTTTCGCATACATATAAGAAACAACCCTATAATAGTAAGCTCTTAAAGACAATTCTGGAGAAGAAAATTCGCCTCATAGATTATGAAATGCTTACCAATGAGTTTGGAATAAGACTTCTTGGTTTCGGTCGTTTTGCCGGTATTGTGGGTGCTTACAATGCTTTTAGGGCATGGGGCGAAATGACCCATGACTATTCTTTGAAACCAGCTCATGAATGTGCAGATAGACGTGAAATGGAAAGTGAACTGATAAAAGTAAAATTGCCTTCAAAGGCAAAAATTGCGATTACTGGAGGAGGGCGAGTAGCTAGTGGAGCGCAGGAAATTTTTTCAGCAATGCACCTGAAGCAGGTTACACCAAAAAAATACCTTAATGATGATTTTAATGGTGTAGTTTTTACTCAGCTCGAAGTGTCGGACTACTATGAACGAAAGGATGGTAGAGAATTTAAGAATGCTGATTTTTATAAAGATCCAACAGGGTTTAAGTCTGTGTTTAGGCATTATGCCCGCACTACTGACATTTATATACCATGTCATTTTTGGAGCAACAAGGCACCGTTTGTTTTTACTAGAGAGGATGCCCGTTCTCCGGAATTTAAGATTCGTTTAGTGTCGGACATCAGCTGTGATATTGACGGCCCCGTGGCTTCTACCTTGCGACCATCTACTATTGCCGAACCTTTTTATGCTTACGATCCTCATGGTGAAAAAGAGGTGCCATTGGGTACACTAGGTTCTATAGGTGTTTCTGCAGTGGATAATTTACCGTGTGAATTACCCAAAGATGCTTCCGAAGATTTTGGAAACGAGCTTATCAAAAATGTAATTCCGCACTTTTTCAGTGGAGATAAAGAGGGCGTTTTGGACAGGGCTTCAGAAACCACTTTGGATGGAAAGCTCACCCCAAAATTTGCCTATCTAGAAGATTATGTAAATTCTTGA
- a CDS encoding PKD domain-containing protein, translating to MKKLLLALTLLCGTFLGSAQTYHSIYVGVWTPTSVGIPGQKVWINVYNGTTIVKRMSGYSDSSSFGGYSDSISSSLIFDSIVSFSYDCNGNKIKGVASPMPPNTWGMYEDTITQTCSMNSYTGTAGVTYAQSTSQANTIDFTDNSVGAGFQGTKSTYFCFYGDNDSALVNSKFSHTYPGPGKYYVQYSFTESDSSIGNGYFSQDWYRDTIEVLPFNPPTFCQAAYSVDTVNSGNGYAFIYNNSTPSIRDTNYTTTYHWDFGDGDTSNLPFPAHTYANAGAYAVCLTATSIDSVGAVCTSTFCDTLGIDSVGNLIYKNSGFTLTVKEPTVGVEEFDTQAIFEVYPNPVKDILNVSLVSEGAKVKAYSVTDLKGSVVTKGLVKIDEIDLKLNLTKLQNGVYLLHLISNDGVQSHYKIIKH from the coding sequence ATGAAAAAACTATTACTTGCTTTAACTCTATTGTGTGGAACCTTTTTAGGTTCAGCTCAAACATATCACTCTATATATGTAGGTGTTTGGACACCAACATCAGTGGGAATTCCAGGACAAAAAGTATGGATAAACGTTTATAATGGAACTACAATTGTAAAGAGGATGTCTGGGTACTCTGATAGTTCCTCATTTGGAGGTTACTCAGATTCTATTAGTAGCTCCTTGATTTTTGATAGCATAGTAAGCTTTTCCTATGATTGCAATGGAAACAAAATAAAAGGAGTAGCAAGTCCAATGCCCCCAAACACATGGGGAATGTATGAAGATACTATAACTCAGACTTGCTCGATGAATTCCTACACAGGTACAGCTGGGGTTACTTATGCACAGTCTACAAGTCAGGCCAACACAATTGATTTTACAGATAATTCAGTTGGAGCGGGTTTCCAAGGCACTAAGAGCACTTATTTCTGCTTTTATGGTGATAATGATTCTGCGCTGGTAAACTCAAAATTTAGTCACACCTACCCGGGTCCTGGTAAATACTATGTTCAGTATTCGTTTACAGAAAGTGATTCTAGTATAGGCAATGGTTATTTTTCTCAAGATTGGTACAGAGATACAATTGAGGTGCTCCCTTTTAACCCACCCACGTTTTGCCAGGCAGCATACTCTGTAGATACCGTAAATTCGGGAAATGGTTATGCCTTTATTTACAACAATTCCACACCATCTATAAGAGATACAAATTACACTACTACCTATCACTGGGATTTTGGGGATGGAGATACGTCTAATCTTCCCTTTCCTGCGCATACCTATGCTAATGCCGGAGCTTATGCCGTGTGTCTTACTGCAACTTCTATTGACAGTGTGGGAGCGGTGTGCACATCTACATTTTGCGACACTTTAGGTATTGATAGTGTGGGAAATTTGATTTATAAGAATTCAGGATTTACGCTTACAGTAAAGGAACCTACTGTGGGGGTTGAAGAGTTTGATACACAGGCGATTTTTGAGGTTTATCCAAATCCAGTAAAAGATATACTTAATGTTTCTTTGGTGTCTGAAGGTGCTAAGGTTAAGGCTTATTCAGTTACTGATTTAAAAGGTTCTGTTGTGACAAAAGGACTGGTAAAAATCGATGAGATAGATTTGAAACTTAATCTTACCAAGTTGCAAAATGGTGTTTATCTTCTTCACCTGATCAGCAATGATGGAGTGCAGTCTCATTATAAAATTATTAAGCACTAA
- a CDS encoding outer membrane beta-barrel protein, which translates to MSWIDKKYKNHFKEQKYSEGMKQKGWDSMQSLLDKQMPVTPPKTMMSNPLYLTGLAAVVVTVIGIPFFIANQPKDVNPAKELPTPTTIQMDPADGVSISSDDKELYPSDFSTESLNSSEADVVESTMDNAQQTTIIPESKEQENGQEAMAATPIVEKSVTNTAQGESNTEEAGSEVIVANEVAKESVKDAVVISEEKEIETLSEEDVIIPVAETSIAAADEALIINEEQKLQEEKTTSATEVILEETSTNQIEEETDYIEEISVSESTIADIASENTEQTVLEPEDEGLAVAESNDAEELKEESLVEKSPEEEIAESASNLLTTKAAHLAFLEAEEDLPIPDLLTFSKERFALSVWGGYLFTGNVLSGGNESDIDKRKAFEKPIYTTPTGVGLDYFVNKNWTVGVGLGWAEYGEDVDYTLYDVTSSVETVAFDGRYDSPSNYPNIISIDSTRVIDTVNQGHWNYHLSYRNDDSTANSYSGRNTFRYIEVPLTVGYRFGTGRIKPWVKAGVIVGLPIQASYRYPQFGTSTYTEGGSKASLSEIQYSGLLQVGADFYINRAISVRLNALGSYQINSMLTNDGVRQRYYRVGASVGVAYNF; encoded by the coding sequence GTGAGCTGGATAGATAAGAAATATAAAAATCACTTTAAGGAACAGAAGTATTCTGAAGGCATGAAGCAAAAGGGCTGGGACTCTATGCAAAGCCTTTTGGATAAGCAGATGCCTGTTACTCCTCCTAAAACTATGATGTCAAATCCCTTGTATTTAACTGGATTGGCGGCTGTTGTAGTTACTGTGATTGGTATTCCTTTCTTTATTGCTAATCAGCCAAAAGATGTAAATCCTGCTAAAGAACTGCCTACACCCACAACTATTCAGATGGATCCCGCTGATGGGGTTTCAATTAGTTCTGATGATAAAGAATTGTATCCTTCGGATTTTTCAACTGAAAGTTTAAATTCCTCAGAAGCAGATGTTGTAGAATCTACAATGGATAATGCTCAACAAACTACTATCATTCCTGAAAGCAAGGAGCAAGAAAATGGACAGGAAGCAATGGCTGCCACCCCTATTGTAGAGAAATCTGTAACAAATACGGCACAGGGTGAGTCAAATACTGAAGAGGCAGGAAGTGAAGTTATAGTAGCTAATGAGGTGGCTAAAGAGTCTGTGAAAGATGCGGTGGTTATTTCGGAAGAAAAAGAAATCGAGACACTCTCAGAGGAGGATGTTATAATACCCGTTGCAGAAACATCTATTGCAGCGGCAGATGAAGCTTTGATTATAAATGAAGAGCAAAAATTACAGGAGGAAAAGACAACTTCTGCAACTGAGGTTATATTGGAGGAAACTTCAACTAATCAAATAGAAGAAGAGACAGATTATATAGAGGAAATTTCGGTTTCTGAAAGTACAATTGCGGACATAGCATCTGAAAACACTGAGCAAACTGTATTGGAGCCAGAGGATGAAGGTTTAGCTGTAGCTGAATCCAATGATGCTGAAGAGTTAAAAGAAGAAAGCTTAGTAGAGAAAAGCCCAGAAGAAGAAATTGCAGAATCTGCCAGCAATCTCCTTACTACAAAAGCTGCACATTTGGCATTTTTGGAGGCAGAAGAGGATTTGCCAATACCTGATTTACTGACCTTTTCTAAGGAGCGTTTTGCACTTTCTGTTTGGGGTGGTTATTTATTCACCGGGAACGTATTGAGCGGTGGTAATGAAAGTGATATTGATAAACGTAAAGCTTTTGAGAAGCCTATTTACACTACTCCGACAGGTGTAGGGTTGGATTACTTTGTAAATAAAAACTGGACGGTAGGAGTTGGTCTTGGATGGGCCGAGTATGGTGAAGATGTGGATTATACACTTTATGACGTTACCTCTTCAGTTGAGACCGTTGCTTTTGATGGGCGCTATGATTCTCCATCTAACTATCCAAATATCATCTCGATTGACTCTACGCGTGTCATAGATACAGTGAACCAAGGACATTGGAATTATCATCTTTCGTATAGAAATGATGATAGTACGGCTAATTCTTACTCAGGACGAAATACTTTCCGATACATTGAAGTACCATTGACCGTAGGTTATCGTTTTGGCACAGGAAGAATTAAACCTTGGGTAAAAGCCGGTGTAATTGTAGGGTTGCCAATTCAGGCGAGTTACAGATATCCTCAGTTTGGAACTTCAACTTATACCGAAGGAGGAAGCAAAGCAAGCTTATCTGAAATTCAGTATAGTGGGTTGCTTCAGGTGGGAGCTGATTTTTACATCAACCGAGCCATAAGTGTACGCCTCAATGCATTGGGTAGTTATCAGATAAACTCTATGCTAACCAATGATGGTGTTCGTCAACGCTACTATCGTGTGGGAGCTTCTGTAGGTGTGGCTTATAATTTTTAG
- a CDS encoding RNA polymerase sigma factor has translation MVSQTTEVGCGLPASVLLDLRGLAHIGRLHYLKKNNRIIEGCIKNDRRSQNELYNQFFDLMMSICMRYCKDEDLAMETLNLAFMKVLKNLESYNSKYELKPWIAKITVNEAIDAYRKKIRRREFIDENEDELENVSADFDSADSHGWEEAEYLEHLMECLKDSEKLVFNLYAVDGFSHKEIGDMMGITERSSIRHLTNARRKLQERLPAPELGIKKA, from the coding sequence TTGGTATCTCAAACAACAGAAGTCGGTTGTGGTTTACCGGCTTCTGTTTTACTAGATTTGCGAGGCCTTGCTCATATAGGCAGGCTACACTACTTGAAGAAGAATAATCGCATAATAGAGGGTTGTATAAAGAATGATCGTAGGAGTCAAAATGAACTCTACAATCAATTCTTTGATCTGATGATGTCCATTTGCATGCGATATTGTAAGGATGAGGATTTAGCTATGGAAACCCTCAACCTGGCGTTCATGAAAGTGCTGAAAAATTTAGAGAGTTATAATTCAAAATATGAATTAAAACCATGGATAGCGAAAATAACGGTAAATGAAGCTATTGATGCTTATCGCAAAAAGATAAGAAGGCGTGAGTTTATCGATGAAAATGAGGACGAGCTGGAAAATGTTTCGGCTGATTTTGATTCGGCTGACTCTCATGGATGGGAAGAGGCGGAATATTTGGAACACCTGATGGAATGCTTGAAGGATTCGGAGAAGTTGGTGTTCAACTTATATGCAGTAGATGGTTTCTCGCATAAAGAAATAGGAGATATGATGGGTATTACCGAAAGGTCGTCCATCAGGCATTTGACCAATGCACGAAGAAAACTGCAGGAAAGACTTCCTGCACCTGAATTAGGAATAAAGAAAGCGTGA
- a CDS encoding PKD domain-containing protein, producing the protein MIRLMQWPSTKQLVLLWLLLLGIFSSYARQSFPFGEDVFLLQTVDRSTAQADSCTADFSANSLNNAFRLVLFTNLSSTTFGVPNGKVEYTWFFGDGIFSYDRDPRHSYLTNGSYNVCLAQEVKDSVTGQVFCADTICKTVVVNYQPPPCNAEFIVDTANSYSGDIIVWNSSIPNSKDTLYSVYYDWDFGDGGTSTLAYPSHTYSSAGEYQVCLKVSSYDSINNLCSETYCDTFGADSLGNLIYKKSGAAFTINVLDPYSISVEEIELSSFEIYPNPTSDYVNISTEEEDGQRIDWEILCVNGKVMLSGNRHIFHNETIQINTAFLNEGMYVLKLNVNGTTPVSYYKLRVDR; encoded by the coding sequence ATGATCAGATTGATGCAATGGCCTTCAACTAAGCAACTAGTGCTGCTATGGTTACTTTTGCTGGGCATATTTTCTTCTTATGCCCGGCAGAGTTTCCCTTTTGGGGAAGATGTCTTTTTATTGCAAACAGTTGACAGGTCAACGGCTCAAGCCGATTCTTGTACCGCAGATTTTTCGGCAAACTCTTTAAATAATGCTTTTAGGCTAGTGTTATTTACCAATTTAAGTTCCACCACTTTTGGAGTGCCTAATGGTAAGGTGGAGTATACTTGGTTTTTTGGAGATGGTATATTTAGTTATGATCGTGATCCCAGGCACAGTTACCTCACAAATGGAAGTTATAACGTGTGCCTAGCTCAAGAGGTAAAAGACAGTGTGACAGGACAAGTTTTTTGTGCTGATACTATTTGTAAAACGGTGGTTGTAAATTATCAGCCACCCCCCTGTAATGCTGAATTTATTGTAGATACGGCAAACTCATATTCTGGAGATATTATAGTTTGGAATTCATCTATTCCCAATAGCAAGGATACTCTGTATTCGGTTTATTATGATTGGGATTTTGGAGATGGAGGAACTTCTACTTTGGCATATCCAAGCCATACTTACTCGTCAGCAGGTGAGTATCAGGTTTGTCTTAAAGTTTCAAGTTATGATAGTATAAATAACCTGTGTTCGGAAACTTATTGTGACACTTTTGGAGCTGATTCTTTGGGAAACTTAATTTATAAAAAATCAGGAGCAGCTTTCACTATAAATGTGCTTGATCCGTACAGTATAAGTGTTGAAGAAATTGAACTGTCAAGTTTTGAAATTTATCCAAACCCTACAAGCGATTATGTTAATATATCTACTGAAGAGGAGGATGGACAGAGGATTGATTGGGAAATATTATGTGTGAATGGAAAAGTGATGTTATCAGGAAACCGTCACATTTTTCATAACGAAACAATTCAAATAAATACAGCATTCTTAAATGAAGGAATGTATGTATTAAAACTAAATGTAAATGGTACAACCCCTGTTTCCTATTACAAATTGAGAGTCGATAGATAA